Proteins encoded by one window of Desulfuromonadales bacterium:
- a CDS encoding hydrolase, with protein ALVYPDRKLASVQPKSVRKRFKERQFAAGADRETIAECEKIGIPLDEFCEICLRAMQEVAGDLGL; from the coding sequence CCGCCCTGGTCTATCCGGACCGGAAACTCGCCAGCGTCCAGCCCAAGTCGGTGCGCAAGCGCTTCAAGGAGAGGCAGTTCGCCGCCGGCGCCGACCGGGAGACCATCGCCGAATGCGAAAAGATCGGCATCCCGCTCGACGAGTTCTGCGAGATCTGCCTGCGGGCGATGCAGGAGGTGGCCGGTGATCTGGGGCTCTGA